One Pectobacterium polaris DNA window includes the following coding sequences:
- a CDS encoding sucrose-specific PTS transporter subunit IIBC codes for MDINATAAALIPLLGGKENIASAAHCATRLRLVLNDDSLADKKAIENVDGVKGCFQNAGQMQIIFGTGLVNKVYAEFIKAAGISESSKSEAASIAARKLNPLQRLARLLSNIFVPIMPAIIASGLLMGLLGMIKTYGWVDSSSAIFVMLDMFSSAAFIILPVLIGFTAAREFGGNPYLGATLGGILTHPALTNAWGVAGGFQTMHFFGMDIAMIGYQGTVFPVLLAVWFMSIVEKRLRKVVPDALDIIVTPFLTVIISGFVAMLLIGPAGRALGDGISLVLSTLIAHAGWIAGLLFGGLYSVIVITGVHHSFHAIEAGLLGNPNIGVNFLLPIWAMANVAQGGACLAVYFKTRDAKTRAIAVPAGLSCLLGITEAAIFGINLRFIKPFLAALAGGALGGAWVVFNHVNMTAVGLTGFPGLAIVQGGSMLNYLIGMLIAFGAAFTISLLLKYKTDSE; via the coding sequence ATGGATATCAACGCTACTGCCGCCGCGCTCATCCCCCTTCTCGGCGGGAAAGAGAACATCGCCAGTGCTGCCCACTGTGCAACTCGCCTGCGTCTGGTGCTGAATGATGACAGTCTGGCTGACAAGAAAGCGATTGAGAACGTCGATGGCGTTAAAGGCTGCTTCCAGAACGCCGGACAAATGCAGATCATTTTCGGCACAGGATTGGTTAACAAGGTGTATGCCGAATTCATCAAAGCGGCAGGCATCAGTGAATCGAGTAAATCCGAAGCGGCCTCTATTGCCGCGAGAAAGCTGAACCCGCTGCAACGTCTCGCGCGTCTGTTATCGAACATCTTCGTCCCTATCATGCCGGCGATTATCGCGTCCGGTCTGCTGATGGGGCTGCTCGGCATGATCAAGACCTACGGCTGGGTCGATTCCAGTAGCGCGATCTTCGTGATGCTGGATATGTTCAGCTCCGCCGCATTTATTATCCTGCCTGTTCTGATCGGCTTTACCGCCGCGCGGGAATTCGGCGGCAACCCTTATCTGGGCGCGACGCTAGGCGGTATCCTGACTCATCCAGCGTTGACCAACGCCTGGGGCGTTGCTGGTGGTTTCCAGACCATGCATTTCTTCGGTATGGACATCGCCATGATCGGCTATCAGGGCACCGTGTTTCCGGTCCTGCTGGCCGTCTGGTTCATGAGCATCGTGGAAAAACGCCTGCGTAAGGTCGTACCAGACGCACTGGACATCATCGTCACGCCGTTCCTGACCGTCATCATTTCCGGCTTTGTCGCCATGCTGCTCATCGGCCCGGCTGGACGTGCGCTGGGCGATGGTATTTCTCTGGTTCTCAGCACATTGATTGCTCACGCAGGATGGATTGCTGGTTTGCTGTTCGGCGGCCTCTACTCCGTTATCGTGATCACTGGCGTCCATCACAGCTTCCATGCCATTGAAGCTGGACTACTTGGCAACCCGAACATCGGCGTCAACTTCCTGCTGCCGATTTGGGCGATGGCGAACGTGGCGCAGGGCGGCGCGTGTCTGGCGGTATACTTCAAAACGCGTGATGCCAAAACCCGAGCGATTGCCGTTCCTGCCGGGCTTTCCTGTCTGTTAGGCATCACAGAGGCAGCGATATTTGGTATCAACCTGCGCTTCATTAAACCGTTCCTGGCGGCGCTGGCAGGCGGTGCACTCGGTGGCGCATGGGTGGTCTTCAATCACGTCAATATGACGGCCGTCGGGCTGACCGGTTTTCCGGGACTGGCGATTGTGCAAGGGGGCTCGATGCTTAACTACCTGATTGGGATGTTAATTGCGTTCGGTGCCGCCTTTACCATTTCCTTACTGCTGAAATATAAAACGGATAGCGAATAA
- a CDS encoding carbohydrate porin yields MKPSHLAVTIGLLLSSPFYVSAANTDSIEARLNAMEQRLQQAEARAQAAEARANAAEKQTQQLATRTTQTEQKTQQVEQRTTALAKQKSFADGFEFHGYARSGLSINDSATSAKTDIGPGMSPAGQTGGHIGRLGNEDDTYVEIKLEHKQKLDNGATTRFKVMMADGQRSYNDWTAATSDLNIREAFVELGSLPTFTGAFKDTTLWAGKRFDRDNFDIHWLDSDVVFLAGTGGGIYDVKWADSAKSNFSLYGRSLGEITSLDNDIKNYVFTANNYAGPFQFMLSGLTAKNNDVKENTGTSRDSTVVTNTNAGDKGYHAMVAYHGDSFYGLRDGTSKTAILYGHGLGGEVKNIGADGNLTNDANTWRFATYGTTALNKTWSFAPSILAQTSKDRYVSGDSYEWVTFNARLIQEITENFALAYEGSYQYMDLDPRGYRSLNQVSGGFYKLTFAPTFKVGDIGNFFSRPELRVFASYMDWDKRLDNYSSEDTFGSTGFKAGGEWNFGIQMETWF; encoded by the coding sequence ATGAAGCCAAGCCACCTTGCTGTGACGATAGGATTATTACTTTCCTCCCCGTTTTATGTTTCCGCTGCCAACACCGACAGTATTGAAGCCCGTCTGAACGCCATGGAACAGCGTCTGCAACAGGCAGAAGCACGTGCTCAGGCCGCCGAAGCCAGAGCTAATGCCGCTGAAAAGCAAACCCAGCAGTTAGCGACCCGCACGACCCAAACCGAACAGAAAACCCAGCAGGTGGAACAGCGTACAACGGCACTGGCCAAGCAGAAGTCGTTCGCCGATGGATTTGAATTCCACGGCTACGCGCGTTCTGGCCTGTCGATCAATGATTCTGCTACCAGCGCCAAAACCGATATCGGGCCGGGCATGTCCCCTGCCGGTCAAACTGGCGGACATATTGGCCGTTTAGGCAATGAAGACGACACCTACGTCGAGATCAAACTGGAGCACAAACAGAAACTGGATAACGGCGCGACCACCCGCTTCAAGGTGATGATGGCGGACGGTCAGCGCAGCTATAACGATTGGACGGCGGCCACCAGCGACCTCAACATCCGTGAAGCCTTCGTCGAACTGGGTTCACTGCCAACCTTCACCGGTGCCTTTAAGGACACCACGCTGTGGGCGGGTAAACGTTTCGATCGCGATAACTTCGATATTCACTGGCTGGACAGCGACGTGGTCTTCCTCGCGGGCACCGGCGGCGGGATCTATGACGTGAAATGGGCGGATAGCGCCAAGAGTAACTTCTCGCTGTATGGCCGCAGCCTCGGCGAAATTACCTCGCTGGATAACGACATCAAAAACTACGTCTTCACCGCTAATAACTACGCCGGGCCATTCCAGTTCATGCTGAGCGGATTAACCGCGAAGAACAACGATGTAAAAGAAAACACGGGTACCAGCCGCGATAGCACTGTCGTCACCAATACCAATGCGGGCGACAAAGGCTATCACGCGATGGTGGCTTACCACGGCGACAGCTTCTACGGCTTGCGCGACGGGACATCGAAAACCGCGATCCTTTACGGTCACGGACTGGGCGGCGAAGTGAAGAACATCGGCGCCGATGGCAACCTGACCAACGATGCCAACACCTGGCGCTTTGCAACCTACGGCACAACGGCGCTGAACAAGACCTGGAGCTTCGCACCGTCCATTCTGGCGCAAACCAGCAAAGACCGTTACGTCAGCGGCGACAGCTACGAATGGGTGACGTTTAATGCGCGCCTGATTCAGGAAATCACCGAAAACTTTGCACTGGCCTATGAAGGCAGCTATCAATACATGGACCTCGATCCGCGCGGTTATCGGAGCCTGAATCAGGTTAGCGGCGGCTTCTACAAGCTGACCTTTGCACCAACGTTCAAGGTCGGCGATATCGGTAACTTCTTTAGCCGCCCTGAGCTGCGCGTGTTTGCCAGCTACATGGACTGGGATAAACGACTGGATAACTACTCCAGTGAAGATACGTTTGGCTCCACCGGCTTTAAAGCAGGCGGCGAATGGAACTTCGGTATCCAGATGGAAACCTGGTTCTGA
- a CDS encoding aminoimidazole riboside kinase — protein MANRIWVMGDAVVDLIPEDTERYLKCPGGAPANVAVGIARLGGNSAFVGRVGDDVFGHFLKTVLEQESVDTRYMAHDRLHRTSTVVVSLDETGERTFTFMVRPSADLFLQPEDLPLFSQREWLHLCSIALSQEPSRSTAFAAMRQVKAAQGWVSFDPNIRDDLWQSEQELRDCLTQALMLADVVKLSREELAFLCSTPDVEAGIKQFMQRYPTQLLLVTLGGEGVWLHDRHQLQHFAAPSVTPVDTTGAGDAFVAGLLQGLAQYDDLSQPLSWDPIIEQAQRCGALATTAKGAMTALPYAQQLHARP, from the coding sequence ATGGCAAACAGAATTTGGGTCATGGGCGACGCGGTTGTCGATCTCATCCCGGAAGATACGGAACGCTATCTGAAATGCCCTGGCGGCGCGCCCGCCAATGTTGCGGTCGGCATTGCCAGACTCGGGGGAAACAGCGCCTTTGTTGGCCGCGTCGGCGACGATGTTTTTGGCCATTTTCTAAAAACGGTGCTGGAACAGGAAAGCGTTGATACTCGCTACATGGCACACGACAGGCTCCATCGGACCTCAACCGTGGTCGTGAGCCTCGATGAAACAGGGGAACGCACCTTCACGTTCATGGTTCGCCCGAGTGCCGATCTGTTTTTACAGCCGGAAGACCTGCCGCTGTTCAGCCAGAGAGAATGGCTGCACCTCTGCTCTATCGCACTTTCGCAGGAGCCCTCGCGCAGTACCGCGTTTGCGGCGATGCGGCAGGTGAAAGCCGCACAGGGCTGGGTCAGTTTCGACCCGAATATCCGTGACGACCTCTGGCAAAGCGAGCAGGAACTGCGCGACTGTCTGACACAAGCACTGATGCTGGCCGACGTGGTGAAGTTATCGCGTGAAGAGCTGGCCTTTCTCTGTTCAACACCGGATGTTGAAGCGGGGATTAAGCAGTTTATGCAGCGCTACCCTACCCAACTCTTGCTGGTGACGCTGGGCGGCGAAGGCGTCTGGCTGCACGATCGCCACCAGCTACAGCATTTTGCCGCGCCATCGGTGACACCCGTCGATACCACTGGCGCGGGCGATGCCTTCGTCGCCGGTTTACTTCAAGGTCTGGCGCAGTATGACGACCTGTCACAGCCGCTGAGCTGGGACCCCATTATCGAGCAGGCGCAGCGGTGCGGTGCACTGGCGACCACGGCAAAAGGCGCGATGACCGCACTCCCCTACGCGCAGCAGTTACACGCACGCCCTTAG
- a CDS encoding bactofilin family protein, translated as MFSFDKNKKDAKEPQERSEINSSPAISPSNELINSVNPVRVKKDTFISQGARMTGSLAVDGNITVEGRVEGDVQCDNTIKVEHTGQINGEMKSQQIVINGRVEGRIAASVVAILAQGKVFGDIFTDELSIEKGGVFTGQSHPLTPPAQNQEKLTYVEKKKEKPGKAPAEQENVVALASNAPTA; from the coding sequence ATGTTTTCATTCGATAAAAACAAAAAAGACGCCAAAGAACCGCAAGAGCGCAGTGAAATAAACAGCTCTCCCGCTATCAGCCCATCGAACGAGTTGATTAATTCAGTGAACCCTGTGCGTGTGAAAAAAGACACCTTCATTTCTCAGGGGGCGCGTATGACGGGCTCTCTGGCAGTGGATGGCAACATTACCGTGGAAGGCCGGGTAGAGGGTGATGTGCAGTGTGATAACACGATTAAAGTGGAGCACACCGGTCAGATCAACGGCGAAATGAAATCGCAACAGATCGTCATCAACGGTCGCGTAGAAGGACGCATAGCCGCCAGCGTCGTAGCTATTCTGGCGCAGGGAAAAGTATTCGGCGACATTTTCACCGATGAACTCTCCATCGAAAAAGGCGGCGTTTTCACCGGACAATCCCACCCGCTGACCCCGCCAGCGCAGAACCAAGAAAAACTGACCTACGTGGAAAAGAAAAAAGAGAAACCCGGCAAAGCCCCCGCAGAACAAGAGAACGTCGTCGCGCTAGCGAGCAATGCGCCAACGGCGTGA
- a CDS encoding type II toxin-antitoxin system HigB family toxin, whose amino-acid sequence MHVISRAPFDTATTQFPNQATALADLYRVIKREMYATPDDMKKRFPSLDRMKYREKWWVIDIGGGHLRVMFFADFERGKIFIKHITSHAEYDRLTEYYRRNKE is encoded by the coding sequence ATGCATGTTATTTCGCGGGCACCTTTCGACACTGCAACCACTCAGTTTCCGAATCAGGCTACAGCACTTGCTGACCTATATCGGGTTATCAAACGCGAAATGTATGCAACACCGGACGATATGAAAAAACGTTTCCCTAGCCTAGATAGGATGAAATACCGGGAAAAATGGTGGGTTATTGATATTGGTGGCGGGCATCTTCGAGTGATGTTTTTTGCTGATTTTGAGCGGGGGAAAATCTTCATCAAGCACATTACATCCCATGCAGAGTATGACAGGCTGACAGAGTATTACCGGAGGAATAAAGAATGA
- a CDS encoding helix-turn-helix domain-containing protein, protein MMYADAIKAANNLTSIVPFLGGSTSRKDYEDALKLTEYLIESEPDSPLIDMLTAKIDKYENDAPEFAAFNERVKALPAGIALLRVLMDQHQLTQSDFEAEIGKKSLVSRILNGERTLTLDHMRALAKRFDIPVSAFVD, encoded by the coding sequence ATGATGTACGCAGACGCTATCAAGGCAGCTAACAACCTGACGAGTATCGTACCATTCCTCGGAGGCAGCACCTCTCGTAAGGATTATGAGGATGCGCTGAAACTCACTGAATACCTGATCGAGAGTGAGCCTGATAGTCCGCTAATCGATATGCTGACTGCCAAAATTGACAAATACGAGAATGATGCACCGGAGTTTGCAGCCTTCAACGAACGTGTTAAAGCACTCCCGGCCGGTATCGCTTTACTGCGCGTCCTTATGGATCAGCATCAGCTAACGCAGAGTGATTTTGAAGCTGAGATTGGTAAAAAGTCTCTGGTATCCCGCATTCTAAACGGTGAGCGCACTCTAACGCTTGATCACATGAGAGCGCTTGCTAAACGATTCGATATTCCCGTGAGTGCTTTTGTTGATTGA
- a CDS encoding pyridoxal phosphate-dependent decarboxylase family protein has product MSELRLLADADERGRRYLAETAQRRVFPDADALAALARFDEALPQQGFSPESTLTLLDEVGSPATTASNGPNYFGFVIGASLPVAAASERLMIAWDQCASTFDNSPVSATLERLASRWVLDALNLPKDSAVGFGTSATACTLSCLAAARRALLAKQGWDFDNDGLNGAPEIKVVISELTHITVKKALRVLGFGLRHLLIAPVNAFGQIDVAQLPPLDDHTILCLQAGEVNTGEFDDFAQIIPIAKAAGAWVHVDGAFGLWARASSHAALTDGIDLADNWTTDAHKWLNTPYDCAMAICRDADVLAEAMNADAVYSSAARDAQKNLTLEFSRRPRGIPVWAALRTLGRDGVAEMVERHCRQATFIADGLRHAGFEILNRVVLNQVLLRGETDGQTTAIREALQASGKAWFGGTVWQGRPALRISVSSWRTQDDNVQALITLLTEIKAQAQR; this is encoded by the coding sequence ATGAGCGAACTGAGGTTACTGGCTGATGCCGACGAGCGCGGCCGACGTTATCTGGCTGAGACGGCACAGCGTCGGGTTTTCCCCGATGCCGATGCCCTCGCAGCGCTGGCACGTTTTGATGAAGCGCTGCCGCAACAGGGCTTCTCGCCCGAAAGCACGCTGACGCTGCTGGATGAGGTCGGCTCACCGGCTACCACCGCCTCCAATGGTCCAAACTATTTCGGCTTTGTTATCGGCGCCTCATTGCCGGTCGCCGCTGCCTCCGAGCGATTAATGATCGCCTGGGATCAGTGCGCGTCCACCTTTGATAACTCGCCGGTATCCGCCACGCTGGAACGCCTCGCCAGCCGCTGGGTGCTCGATGCTCTGAACTTACCCAAAGACAGCGCCGTGGGTTTCGGCACCAGCGCCACCGCCTGCACGCTTTCCTGTCTGGCCGCCGCGCGTCGTGCTCTGCTGGCAAAACAGGGCTGGGATTTTGACAACGATGGATTGAACGGCGCGCCTGAAATTAAGGTCGTGATTTCGGAACTGACGCACATCACCGTGAAGAAAGCGCTGCGCGTACTCGGCTTTGGGCTACGCCATTTACTTATCGCGCCCGTGAATGCGTTTGGGCAGATCGACGTGGCGCAGCTTCCTCCGCTGGACGATCATACGATTCTTTGTTTGCAGGCAGGCGAGGTCAACACGGGCGAGTTCGATGACTTTGCGCAGATCATTCCCATCGCGAAAGCAGCAGGTGCCTGGGTTCACGTTGATGGCGCATTCGGGCTGTGGGCCAGAGCCTCATCCCACGCGGCGCTCACCGACGGCATCGATCTGGCCGATAACTGGACAACCGACGCGCATAAATGGCTGAACACACCCTACGACTGTGCGATGGCGATTTGCCGCGATGCGGACGTGCTGGCGGAAGCGATGAACGCGGATGCCGTCTATTCTAGTGCGGCACGAGATGCGCAGAAGAACCTGACGCTCGAGTTCTCCCGTCGCCCGCGCGGCATTCCGGTGTGGGCAGCACTGCGTACGCTGGGGCGCGACGGCGTGGCAGAGATGGTCGAACGACACTGCCGACAGGCAACCTTCATCGCCGACGGCCTGCGCCATGCAGGATTTGAGATACTGAATCGGGTTGTGCTTAATCAGGTTCTGCTGCGGGGGGAAACCGACGGCCAAACGACAGCAATACGAGAAGCGTTGCAGGCGTCGGGCAAAGCATGGTTTGGCGGCACCGTCTGGCAGGGGCGTCCGGCATTACGCATCAGCGTGTCATCCTGGCGCACGCAGGACGACAACGTACAGGCGCTAATCACGCTGCTGACGGAAATCAAAGCTCAGGCCCAACGCTGA
- a CDS encoding MFS transporter, with protein MKTSPIHTTPSVTEGDLYCTPCSTQTALPRALVLLFACASALSVANVYYAQPLLDALSVDFHISIAAVGGVMTATQLGCALALILLVPLGDILNRRYLMLAQLGALIVALIAVGLSTTPLSLLIGMLAVGMLGTAMTQGLIAYAATAAAPQERGRVVGAAQGGVVIGLLLARVLSGFIADLAGWRSVYFFSALLMLLLAVLLWRTLPHQPPARQRPRYSALLLSMLTLLRKERVLQIRGIIALLMFAALSIFWSALVLPLSREPYFFSHTVIGAFGLVGILGALAAVKAGSLADKGREQWVSGIALLLLLASWLPLWLAPYSLFALVVGIIVLDLGGQAIHVTNQSMIFKTHPDAHSRLVGCYMLFYSIGSGLGAMATTAAYDAAGWSGVCILGAAVSLLALLFWKVTLHASTPSPAAATPS; from the coding sequence ATGAAAACAAGCCCTATTCATACCACGCCATCCGTTACCGAAGGCGATCTTTACTGCACTCCTTGCAGCACGCAGACGGCATTACCGCGCGCGTTAGTTTTGCTGTTTGCCTGTGCCAGCGCCCTTAGCGTCGCCAATGTGTATTATGCACAGCCGCTGTTGGATGCATTATCGGTAGATTTTCACATCAGTATCGCAGCCGTTGGCGGCGTGATGACCGCAACACAGCTTGGCTGTGCGCTGGCGTTAATTCTGCTGGTGCCGCTGGGCGATATCCTCAATCGGCGGTATTTGATGCTTGCCCAGTTGGGTGCGCTCATCGTAGCGCTGATCGCCGTTGGGCTATCCACTACACCTCTGTCTTTATTGATCGGCATGCTGGCCGTGGGCATGCTCGGCACAGCAATGACGCAGGGGCTGATTGCTTATGCCGCGACCGCTGCCGCACCGCAGGAACGCGGGCGCGTTGTGGGTGCGGCACAGGGCGGCGTGGTGATTGGGCTGTTGCTGGCGCGCGTGCTGTCCGGTTTCATCGCCGATCTAGCAGGCTGGCGCAGCGTATACTTTTTCTCTGCGCTGCTGATGCTCCTGCTTGCCGTGCTTTTATGGCGCACACTGCCGCATCAGCCGCCTGCCCGGCAGCGTCCGCGCTATTCCGCGTTGCTGCTTTCTATGCTGACCCTGTTGCGTAAAGAGCGGGTGTTGCAAATACGCGGCATCATCGCTTTACTGATGTTTGCTGCCCTGAGCATTTTCTGGAGCGCACTGGTTCTGCCGCTGAGCCGTGAGCCTTATTTCTTCTCTCATACCGTGATCGGTGCATTTGGTTTGGTCGGTATTCTCGGCGCGCTGGCGGCGGTGAAAGCGGGCTCGCTGGCCGATAAAGGACGCGAACAGTGGGTCAGCGGCATCGCCCTGTTACTGTTGCTGGCATCGTGGCTGCCGCTGTGGTTAGCGCCCTATTCTCTCTTCGCGTTGGTGGTCGGCATCATCGTTCTCGATCTGGGCGGGCAAGCCATTCACGTCACCAACCAAAGCATGATTTTCAAGACGCATCCTGATGCGCACAGCCGTCTGGTTGGCTGTTATATGCTGTTTTATAGCATCGGCAGTGGGCTTGGCGCGATGGCAACGACAGCGGCGTATGATGCTGCGGGCTGGTCAGGCGTGTGCATTCTTGGCGCAGCCGTCAGCCTGCTGGCGCTGCTTTTCTGGAAAGTGACGCTGCACGCTTCAACGCCGTCACCAGCCGCCGCCACGCCATCATGA
- a CDS encoding winged helix-turn-helix transcriptional regulator: MVKRKSLKEDACPVARALDVVGDRWALLIIRDAFDNRRRFGDFQRSLGVAKNILTDRLRTLVEEGILSVQPVSESSAYQEYILTPKGEQLFPLVVALRQWGEQQLFAEGEPHSLLLDKHTGQPLQTMLPHSAQGQLLVGQDTFVQKVD, translated from the coding sequence ATGGTGAAGCGCAAAAGTTTGAAAGAGGATGCGTGTCCCGTCGCGCGCGCGCTGGATGTGGTTGGCGATCGCTGGGCGTTGCTGATTATCCGCGATGCCTTCGACAATCGCCGCCGTTTCGGCGATTTTCAGCGCAGTTTGGGTGTTGCCAAAAATATCCTTACCGACCGTCTGCGCACCTTGGTTGAGGAAGGCATTTTGTCCGTTCAGCCCGTTTCCGAAAGCTCGGCCTATCAGGAATATATCCTGACTCCAAAAGGTGAACAGCTATTCCCGCTCGTTGTGGCGCTACGCCAGTGGGGGGAACAGCAGCTGTTTGCAGAGGGGGAACCTCACTCCCTGTTATTGGATAAACACACCGGCCAGCCTCTGCAAACCATGCTGCCGCACTCTGCGCAAGGCCAGCTGTTGGTCGGGCAGGATACGTTCGTTCAGAAAGTGGATTGA
- a CDS encoding YhbP family protein produces the protein MQKKLRKTDSDLEAISRYLKKLHVLTLCVGENSELWCASCFYTYDDQQIAFYLMTELQTRHGEIMARLPQVAGTVSGQPKSVMLIKGVQFRAQAVQLEGDDAQQARARYNARFPIARASQAPIWRLDLTEIKMTDNTLGFGKKRHWQR, from the coding sequence ATGCAGAAAAAACTGAGAAAAACAGACAGCGATCTTGAGGCAATCTCCCGCTATTTGAAGAAGTTGCACGTACTGACGTTATGCGTGGGTGAAAATTCGGAATTATGGTGTGCGAGTTGCTTCTATACTTATGACGATCAACAGATAGCCTTCTATCTAATGACGGAGTTGCAGACGCGTCACGGTGAAATAATGGCAAGGCTGCCGCAGGTGGCCGGTACGGTGAGCGGCCAGCCGAAGAGCGTCATGCTGATTAAGGGCGTGCAGTTTCGGGCGCAGGCGGTGCAGTTGGAAGGCGATGACGCGCAGCAGGCCAGAGCACGGTACAACGCGCGTTTCCCTATTGCCCGGGCATCGCAAGCGCCGATCTGGCGGCTCGATCTGACAGAAATCAAAATGACAGACAATACGCTGGGCTTTGGTAAGAAACGCCACTGGCAGCGCTAA
- a CDS encoding Rossmann-fold NAD(P)-binding domain-containing protein, producing the protein MSRVLLLGATGLVGHELLELLKANNRVETIYAPTRKPLAPSEKVVNPYDPDLSAALAQLTDPVDIAFCCLGSTLKTAGSKQAFRYVDYTLVVEGSKVALALGATHLLVVSSLSASATSPFFYSRVKGEAEKSLRQQGWQHLTLAQPSMLLGEREDSRPLESLAAPLFRLFPAKWRAIEGKTVAQALLNQAFSPEPKARVTVLESDQLRSLGKQQALQ; encoded by the coding sequence ATGAGCCGAGTACTGTTATTAGGTGCAACGGGGTTAGTGGGGCACGAGTTGTTAGAGCTGTTGAAAGCCAATAATCGGGTAGAAACGATCTATGCGCCGACGCGTAAGCCGCTGGCACCGTCGGAGAAAGTGGTCAATCCGTACGATCCCGATCTTTCTGCCGCGCTGGCGCAATTGACCGATCCTGTCGATATCGCGTTTTGCTGTCTGGGATCGACGCTCAAGACGGCAGGCAGTAAGCAGGCGTTCCGCTATGTGGATTACACGCTGGTAGTGGAAGGATCAAAGGTGGCGCTGGCGCTAGGCGCGACGCACCTATTGGTTGTCAGTTCGCTGAGCGCGAGTGCGACGTCGCCTTTCTTCTATTCGCGAGTGAAGGGAGAAGCGGAAAAATCGCTGCGTCAGCAAGGCTGGCAGCATCTGACACTGGCACAGCCGTCGATGCTGCTGGGGGAAAGAGAAGACAGCCGTCCGCTAGAAAGTCTGGCCGCGCCGCTGTTTCGTCTGTTCCCGGCAAAATGGCGAGCCATTGAAGGGAAAACGGTCGCGCAGGCGTTGCTGAATCAGGCGTTCTCACCCGAGCCCAAAGCGCGGGTCACCGTGCTGGAATCCGATCAATTACGTTCACTGGGTAAGCAGCAGGCGCTTCAGTAG
- the nrdG gene encoding anaerobic ribonucleoside-triphosphate reductase-activating protein translates to MNYHQYYPVDVVNGPGTRCTLFVAGCVHECVGCYNKSTWRLNSGQPFTQEQEDRIIADLQDTAIPRQGISLSGGDPLHPQNVPDILRLVERIRAECPGKDIWVWTGYVLAELTPEQQRVVDLINVLVDGKFVQDLKDPALIWRGSSNQVVHRLR, encoded by the coding sequence ATGAATTACCACCAGTATTATCCCGTTGATGTCGTCAACGGCCCCGGCACCCGCTGCACGCTGTTTGTCGCGGGCTGCGTGCATGAGTGTGTGGGGTGCTACAACAAAAGCACCTGGCGACTCAACTCTGGTCAACCGTTTACGCAGGAACAGGAAGATCGGATCATCGCCGATCTCCAGGATACAGCGATCCCCCGGCAGGGAATTTCGCTGTCTGGCGGCGATCCGCTTCACCCACAGAACGTGCCTGACATCCTGCGGCTAGTCGAACGGATACGCGCGGAATGCCCAGGCAAAGATATCTGGGTCTGGACGGGCTACGTGCTGGCGGAACTGACGCCGGAGCAACAGCGGGTGGTCGATCTCATCAACGTGTTAGTCGATGGAAAATTTGTGCAAGATCTGAAAGATCCCGCACTGATCTGGCGCGGCAGCAGCAATCAGGTTGTCCACCGCCTGCGCTGA